From Etheostoma cragini isolate CJK2018 chromosome 1, CSU_Ecrag_1.0, whole genome shotgun sequence, a single genomic window includes:
- the celf1 gene encoding CUGBP Elav-like family member 1 isoform X13, with amino-acid sequence MNGSLDHPDQPDVDAIKMFVGQIPRSWSEEQLRELFEPYGAVYEINVLRDRSQNPPQSKGCCFVTYYTRKSALEAQNALHNMKILPGMHHPIQMKPADSEKNNAVEDRKLFIGMISKKCNENDIRLMFSPYGQIEECRILRGPDGLSRGCAFVTFTARQMAQSAIKSMHQTQTMEGCSSPIVVKFADTQKDKEQKRMAQQLQQQMQQLSAASMWGNLTGINSLGPQYLALYLQLLQQSASTGNAFNNLHPVSGLNAMQNLAALAAAATATQVTPTGSSAMTTSSSPLSALTSSAGSSPTSSSNSSVNPMASLGALQSLAAGAGAGLNMGSLAGMAALNGSLGSGGLSNGSGNTMEALSQAYSGIQQYAAATLPSLYNQSLLSQQNVSAAGSQKEASDSRSSGPEGANLFIYHLPQEFGDQDLLQMFMPFGNVISAKVFIDKQTNLSKCFGFVSYDNPVSSQAAIQSMNGFQIGMKRLKVQLKRSKNDSKPY; translated from the exons ATGAATGGTTCTTTGGACCACCCTGATCAACCAGATGTTGATGCCATTAAGATGTTCGTGGGACAGATTCCACGGTCCTGGTCTGAAGAGCAGCTTCGTGAGCTGTTTGAACCTTATGGAGCGGTCTATGAGATAAATGTTCTCCGAGACCGCAGCCAGAATCCCCCACAGAGCAAAG GCTGCTGTTTTGTAACGTACTATACTCGCAAATCAGCCCTGGAAGCACAGAATGCATTGCACAACATGAAGATTCTGCCAGGG ATGCACCACCCAATCCAGATGAAGCCAGCTGACAGTGAGAAAAACAATG CAGTGGAGGACAGGAAGCTGTTTATTGGAATGATCTCCAAAAAGTGTAACGAGAATGACATCCGACTGATGTTCTCACCATACGGACAGATAGAGGAGTGCCGGATACTTCGAGGCCCTGATGGACTCAGCCGGG gttGTGCATTTGTGACATTCACAGCTAGACAAATGGCCCAGTCAGCCATCAAGTCCATGCACCAGACCCAGACCATGGAG GGCTGTTCATCACCTATTGTGGTGAAGTTTGCAGACACTCAGAAGGACAAGGAGCAGAAACGCATGGCCCAACAACTGCAGCAGCAAATGCAGCAACTCAGTGCTGCTTCCATGTGGGGAAATCTCACTGGGATCAACAGCCTTGGGCCACAATACCTAGCA CTCTACTTACAGTTGCTGCAGCAGTCAGCCTCCACGGGTAACGCATTCAACAACCTGCACCCTGTTTcag gtctTAATGCCATGCAGAACCTGGCTGCTTTAGCAGCAGCTGCAACTGCCACACAGGTCACGCCCACAGGCTCCAGCGCCATGACAACATCTAGTAGCCCACTAAGTGCACTAACAAGCTCAG CAGGCTCCTCCCCCACCTCCAGCAGCAACTCATCAGTGAACCCCATGGCTTCTCTGGGGGCCCTGCAGTCTCTGGCTGCTGGTGCTGGAGCTGGCCTCAACATGGGCTCCCTGGCAG GCATGGCGGCACTGAATGGCAGCCTTGGCTCTGGAGGCCTGTCTAATGGCTCAGGAAACACCATGGAGGCACTGAGCCAGGCCTACTCAGGCATCCAGCAGTATGCTGCTGCCACCCTTCCCAGCCTGTACAACCAGAGCTTGCTATCCCAGCAGAATGTCTCAGCTGCAGGCAGCCAAAAAGAAG CCAGCGACAGTCGCAGCTCTG GTCCAGAAGGTGCCAACTTGTTCATTTACCACCTGCCGCAGGAGTTTGGAGACCAGGACCTGCTTCAGATGTTTATGCCCTTTGGAAATGTCATCTCTGCTAAAGTCTTCATTGATAAACAGACAAACCTCAGCAAGTGTTTTG